The genome window TGAACGACCTGACCGCCAGGAAAGACATCACACGATCAAGTGGGGGACCCGGCTCCCCCTCGTCCCCATCCGGCTCCCCGAAAGGTAATGAGCGCCTTGCTATCCGAAAAATGCCCGAAGGCAGTGTCCTCGGTGCGTGGGGACAACGGCCTCCCGAATCTTACATGAAACGGATCGTGGGCGGCTCGCCGTTTTCAGCGTTGCGGTCCAGCACGGTGAGGCGGACTTTGGCCTTGCCGGCGTTGTACATGCCCAGTTGGATCGCGGCTCTTTTGGACAGGTCGATGATACGGCCTTTGATATAGGGGCCGCGGTCGTTGATGCGCACCTCGATTGAGTAGCCGTTCTCAAGGTTCTCCACGCGCACCAGGGTGCCCAGGGGCAATGTCTTGTGCGCGGCGGAGAAGCCGTTTTTGTCGTAGCGCTCCCCGCTGGCCGTCGTGCGGCCGTGGAACTGGCCGCCGTACCAGGAAGCTTCGCCTTCCTGGGTGAATCCCGGGGTCGGGTCGGTCTGGGTTTTGGATGCAAACGACGCAGCAGGGAAAAGTAAGGTCAGGGCCAGAATCGAAATGAGAGCGAGATGCATGATGCGATGCATGAGTCGCCTCCGGAAGTTGCGTTTTGATAAGGA of Oceanidesulfovibrio indonesiensis contains these proteins:
- a CDS encoding septal ring lytic transglycosylase RlpA family protein, with translation MHRIMHLALISILALTLLFPAASFASKTQTDPTPGFTQEGEASWYGGQFHGRTTASGERYDKNGFSAAHKTLPLGTLVRVENLENGYSIEVRINDRGPYIKGRIIDLSKRAAIQLGMYNAGKAKVRLTVLDRNAENGEPPTIRFM